From Pseudoalteromonas piratica:
GGGCAAAAAATTTGCTCGGTGATAAAGGTTACGAATTTGATATGGCGACACCTGTTGTTGTATCAGGCAAAGATCACACCATTACGCATAAATGTGATGGACCAAAATTGATTATGCCATTTACTTCAGATTTTGGCTCTGCCCATATTGAGGTTTGTTTCGACAAACTCTAGTTATGTGGTTGCAAAAAACATTTTCTTTGAAGCCTCGTTCGCGAGGTTTTCATTTAGTTGATAATGACATCAATGCTCAACTCCCTGAAATTAGTCGTTACCGTATTGGTATCTTACACCTCTTTATTCAACACACTTCTGCAAGCCTAACAATCAATGAAAATGCAGATCCTACTGTGCGTATGGATATGGAAAGCCATTTCAATAAGTTTGTACCTGAACGTCAAAGCTACTATAAGCATGACTATGAAGGTGATGATGATATGCCTGCACACATTAAAGCCAGCACTTTAGGATCGAGTATTAGTATCCCGATTTCTGATGGACGATTAAATATGGGAACTTGGCAAGGCATTTATCTTGGTGAGCACCGAGATTATGGTGGTGCTCGCACTTTAGTGGCAACATTACAAGGCGAGATGTTTTAACACTCGCCTTTAAATTTTTAAGCTAAAACCTACTCTTGAATATATTTATATTCTACGCGAGGCGTAATATTACATAATAGCTCATAAGGTATGGTAGTCGCGAATTGAGCAATTTCTTCTACTGGTAAATTAGGTCCCCAAAGCTCAACTTCATCACCTAACATAACCGAATGATCATCTCCCAGTTCCACTGTAATCATATCCATTGACACTCGACCCACAATAGAGAAACGCTTTCCATTAATTATAACCGGTGTACCATTAGGAGCATGTCTTGGATAACCATCACCATAACCCATAGCAACGACACCAATTCGCGTGTTGTTTGAAGCTCGCCATGCACTGCCATAGCCAA
This genomic window contains:
- a CDS encoding secondary thiamine-phosphate synthase enzyme YjbQ; the encoded protein is MWLQKTFSLKPRSRGFHLVDNDINAQLPEISRYRIGILHLFIQHTSASLTINENADPTVRMDMESHFNKFVPERQSYYKHDYEGDDDMPAHIKASTLGSSISIPISDGRLNMGTWQGIYLGEHRDYGGARTLVATLQGEMF